A DNA window from Helianthus annuus cultivar XRQ/B chromosome 15, HanXRQr2.0-SUNRISE, whole genome shotgun sequence contains the following coding sequences:
- the LOC110909837 gene encoding V-type proton ATPase subunit e1 encodes MGFVLTTLIFAAIGIIASLCARICCNKGPSANLFHLTLVITATICCWLMWAIVYLAQMNPLIVPILSEGE; translated from the exons ATGGGGTTTGTACTCACAACCTTGATTTTCGCCGCTATCGGGATCATCGCGTCTCTTTGTGCCCGTATCTGCTGCAACAAAGGACCTTCTGCTAATCT CTTCCACCTCACTCTGGTGATCACTGCAACCATATGCTGTTGGCTGAT GTGGGCAATTGTATATCTGGCCCAGATGAATCCGCTCATCGTCCCAATTTTGAGCGAAGGCGAATGA